The genomic DNA TCGGCTCGGAAGGGGTGTTCGGCGTCATCACCCGGGTCCGGGTTCGCGTGCATCCGGTGCCCGAGACCACCCGCTACGAGGCCTGGTCCTTCCCGGATTTCGCCACTGGCGCCGAGGCGCTGCGGGCCGTCACCCAGACCGGCACCGGCCCGACGGTGATCCGACTGTCCGACGAGGTCGAGACGGGGGTGAACCTGGCCACCACGGAAAGCATTGGCGAGCAGAGCATCACCGGCGGCTGCCTGGCCATCACGTTGTTCGAGGGCACCGCGGCGCACACCGAGAGTCGCCATGACGAGACCCGTGCCGTCCTGCAAGCCAACGGCGGTACCTCGCTGGGTGAGGCACCGGCCCTGGCCTGGGAACACGGCCGATTCAATGCGCCGTATCTGCGCGATTCTCTGCTGGCCGCCGGCGCATTGTGCGAGACGCTGGAGACCGCCACCACGTGGTCCAACCTGACCACTCTGAAGGCAGCGGTCACCGAAGCGCTGACCACCGCGCTCGCCGAATCCGGGACGCCGGCCCTGGTGATGTGCCACATTTCGCATGTGTACCCCACCGGTGCGTCGTTGTACTTCACGGTCGTCGCCGCCCAGCGCGGCAACCCGATCGAGCAATGGCAGGCCGCCAAGTCGGCGGCCTCAGACGCGATGGTGCGGGGCGGCGGCACCATCACCCACCACCACGCCGTCGGCGCGGACCACCGCCCGTGGATGCGTGAGGAGATCGGCGATCTCGGCGCCGAGGTACTGCGCGCCGTCAAGGCCACGCTGGATCCGGCCGGAATCCTCAACCCGGGCAAGCTGATTCCGTGAATCAGGTCACGGTCCTGACCAATCCCATGTCGGGACATGGCAATGCGCCGCATGCGGCCGAGCGGGCCGTCGCGCAGCTCCAACGACGCGGTATCGACGTGTGCGCGATCGTCGGGACCGACGCCGCGCACGCCCGCCGACTGGTCGGCGAGGCGCTGGACCGCGGCACCGACGCCCTTGTCGTGGTCGGTGGCGACGGGGTGATCTCACTGGCCCTGCAGGCACTGGCCCAGGGTGATGTTCCGCTGGGTATCGTCCCTGCCGGGACGGGAAACGACCATGCCCGCGAATACCGTTTGCCGACAGGCGATCCCGAGGCCGCAGCCGATGTCATCGCCGACGGCCACACCGAGACTGTCGACCTCGGCCGCATCGAGGATGTCTCCGGCGCGGTCAAGTGGTTCGGCACCGTGATGGCCGCGGGTTTCGATTCCCTGGTGAGTGACCGGACCAACCGGATGCGCTGGCCTCACGGCCGGATGCGCTACAACGTCGCGATGGTCGCCGAGATCTCTAAGCTACGACTGCTGCCGTTCCGTCTCACGTTCGATGACGGCCCGGAGATCCGCACCGACCTCACTCTGGCGGCATTCGGCAACACCCGCAGCTACGGCGGCGGCATGTTGATCTGCCCAGGTGCCGACCACTCGGACGGATTGCTCGACGTCACGATGATCACCTCGGCGTCCCGCACCAGACTGGTCCGCCTGTTCCCCACGGTGTTCAAGGGCACCCACGTCGACCTCGACGAGGTGACGACCAAGCGCGCCAAGACAATCCATGTCGAATGTCCCGGCATCAACGCCTATGCCGACGGGGATTTCGCCCTCCCGTTGCCGGTCACGGTGTCCGCGGTGCCGGGCGCACTGCGCTTATTGGTGCCCAAGCAGTCGTCAACTACCCGGCCATGAATGGCCAGGCTTGCAGCTGTTGTTCGTGACTGGCTGTCTCGCTTCACGCCGCGCTGGGGGCCGTTGACTGGGCCCAGGTGGTTGGTGCTCG from Mycobacterium sp. DL440 includes the following:
- a CDS encoding FAD-binding oxidoreductase translates to MKWNAWGDPQAAKPLSDGIRALLQQALGIDAAPPPVPTPEQVQLRPSTLPDGDRKALAAIVGAPHCGTDTMSRLLRAGGKSTLDLLRRNDSAVQDAPDAVLLPGTENEIAEVLRYCTEHRIAVVPFGGGTSVVGGLDPLRGDFTAVVALDLRRFDALHSLDEVTGEAELGAGVTGPQAEALLGAHGFSLGHFPQSFQFATIGGFAATRSSGQDSAGYGRFDDMVRGLRTVTPAGTLDLGRAPASAAGPDLRQLLLGSEGVFGVITRVRVRVHPVPETTRYEAWSFPDFATGAEALRAVTQTGTGPTVIRLSDEVETGVNLATTESIGEQSITGGCLAITLFEGTAAHTESRHDETRAVLQANGGTSLGEAPALAWEHGRFNAPYLRDSLLAAGALCETLETATTWSNLTTLKAAVTEALTTALAESGTPALVMCHISHVYPTGASLYFTVVAAQRGNPIEQWQAAKSAASDAMVRGGGTITHHHAVGADHRPWMREEIGDLGAEVLRAVKATLDPAGILNPGKLIP
- a CDS encoding diacylglycerol kinase; translated protein: MSGHGNAPHAAERAVAQLQRRGIDVCAIVGTDAAHARRLVGEALDRGTDALVVVGGDGVISLALQALAQGDVPLGIVPAGTGNDHAREYRLPTGDPEAAADVIADGHTETVDLGRIEDVSGAVKWFGTVMAAGFDSLVSDRTNRMRWPHGRMRYNVAMVAEISKLRLLPFRLTFDDGPEIRTDLTLAAFGNTRSYGGGMLICPGADHSDGLLDVTMITSASRTRLVRLFPTVFKGTHVDLDEVTTKRAKTIHVECPGINAYADGDFALPLPVTVSAVPGALRLLVPKQSSTTRP